A stretch of the Anopheles ziemanni unplaced genomic scaffold, idAnoZiCoDA_A2_x.2 scaffold_12_ctg1, whole genome shotgun sequence genome encodes the following:
- the LOC131292825 gene encoding uncharacterized protein LOC131292825 — protein METTHLVTEFITHTGANTQDAVSCLKSWEWDLKKALIDYNDTSTTEYFNNKKNEIDVLMKAKTAHTSSPHVCGSDVLVESPSLMKSTLTGSMLSSPASSVVPCSNQHQKQQLTHSGYQLKNGSVDKTDLFVGSNNSTNSNNSSSTLHVYTPRSKKSPFGLETVINAHRPHQYQHCNNTITSTPRVGIEKFERCCSEVDSSSLIPGAYQKPMLIKADSIDILDCKKLERGISRATENVTLVSRARQEFEMDFHAHIHEQNDKNLNFIDTPDYTFTLPDLTKYRDDFRKFLEKDLIESSTLNSLEATNRLNWWYESGACRKLWPLATTGDGNCLLHAASLAMWGFHDRRLTLRRTLHDILSKEDFREALYRRWRFQQTRVNKQAGFVFCESEWAKEWEEIVAIASPEPRRNSKSTGPSRRRSLLIEKSFDAGALGPASICADDENAIYESLEEIHVLALAHILRRTIIVVSDVFLRDVNGEAFSPIPFGGVYLPFEVPSNECHRAPLLLAYDMAHFSALVAMETANDMPPALIPLVDATNQLLPIQFCIDPGKDFIWQEYDGSDGNWTLTDREHIALLKEYLDIVHATGIESPDDEIYYDDYSDDEYEKKIAEGEIVFTADENYNNNLTIVSTGASGTISSTPTLSSTMAKISITAPIVVPSSSVSGTVSSMTTSSQSLGATSGKDVGSKSKAAKQLQSVAKQFGSIGKSMSRKLRKNIGSITRIGSKQGGNAGGHSKKAAHDKNALRGEYPRFRIICAQLKSRRHEYQEEMIKNYLECAQERYSEAERLRDRKEMERMTKYVAEVGQTNHSSDYHDDIGCDRGVAELPEVYGNDLVNCINAGCLNYGTAATSYMCLECYEMQCKRESNCSSNINQSIPLTTDHALRYGTGKSKFYAEADMETHDRIQRLPSAKRLNDLDQTLYLSRSTFYNDTKLEDIPSGLAFRHVPSSVSAEQSPGIIGRQNCHVQPNYHHHHHHFHEDGGNGSVDNQRTNHTQQFFQPRTASINSPFASSSVTEQINSAKPPIVPSSESLASSSSTAVGTMYLSGGNGTYTGNNVNQIGNTQFNRASTLCVVNLPPISGSTSVNKCGELISLDTPYVPSTSGETSRAHNQPFSSSSSSSSLGGSSGLQSSPAIVNSSHYGKNQLCRTEGCKFYGSINTNFYCSKCCHEYNI, from the exons ATGGAGACTACGCACTTGGTAACGGAATTCATCACCCATACTGGAGCTAATACACAGGACGCCGTCAGCTGTTTAAAATCGTGGGAATGGGATTTGAAGAAAGCGCTTATCGATTACAATG ATACATCGACAACTGAATACTTCAAcaataagaaaaatgaaatcgatGTTCTCATGAAAGCTAAAACAGCACACACATCCTCACCACATGTTTGTGGATCTGATGTTCTAGTAGAATCTCCATCATTGATGAAATCGACATTAACGGGATCGATGCTTTCTTCGCCCGCTTCTTCGGTTGTGCCATGCAGCAATCAGCACCAAAAGCAACAGTTGACTCACTCCGGGTATCAACTGAAGAACGGAAGCGTGGACAAAACCGATTTATTTGTCGGCAGTAACAACAGTACCAATAGTAACAACAGTAGTTCTACATTGCATGTCTACACACCAAGAAGCAAGAAATCTCCATTTGGTTTGGAAACTGTCATCAATGCACATCGTCCTCATCAGTACCAACACTGTAACAATACAATTACGAGCACACCTAGGGTGggaattgaaaaatttgaacGTTGCTGCAGCGAAGTGGACTCATCATCACTTATTCCGGGTGCATACCAGAAACCGATGCTAATCAAAGCCGATTCGATTGACATTCTCGAtt GTAAAAAACTGGAGCGAGGAATCTCACGGGCAACTGAAAATGTAACATTGGTGTCACGTGCACGGCAAGAATTTGAAATGGATTTCCACGCTCACATTCACGAACAAAATGACAAAAACCTCAATTTTATCGACACGCCGGACTACACGTTCACGCTGCCGGATTTAACCAAGTATAGGGACGATTTTAG aaaatttcTCGAAAAGGATCTTATTGAAAGCTCTACATTGAACTCACTTGAGGCAACAAACCGTTTGAACTGGTGGTATGAATCGGGAGCCTGTCGAAAGCTGTGGCCATTAGCAACAACTGGGGATGGCAATTGTTTGTTGCATGCCGCATCACTTGCAATGTGGGGTTTCCACGACCGCCGATTGACATTGCGGCGCACTTTGCATGACATATTATCGAAGGAAGATTTCCGGGAAGCACTGTACCGGAGATGGCGTTTTCAGCAAACACGCGTTAACAAGCAggcaggttttgttttttgtgaaaGTGAGTGGGCCAAAGAATGGGAAGAAATCGTGGCAATTGCATCACCCGAACCGAGACGCAATTCGAAAAGCACCGGTCCTTCACGACGCCGTTCGTTGCTTATCGAAAAGAGCTTTGATGCAGGTGCCCTCGGCCCAGCATCGATTTGTGCGGACGACGAAAATGCAATCTACGAAAGTTTGGAAGAGATTCATGTACTGGCTTTAGCTCACATTCTTCGACGAACGATCATCGTGGTGTCCGACGTATTTTTACGGGATGTTAATGGAGAAGCTTTTTCCCCTATACCTTTCGGAGGCGTTTATCTACCGTTCGAGGTGCCATCAAATGAATGTCATCGAGCTCCACTGTTGCTGGCGTATGATATGGCACACTTTTCGGCCTTGGTTGCCATGGAAACTGCGAATGATATGCCTCCTGCATTGATTCCGTTGGTTGATGCAACAAATCAGCTTCTACCGATACAGTTTTGCATCGATCCTGGAAAGGATTTTATCTGGCAAGAGTACGATGGCAGTGACGGAAATTGGACGCTCACAGATCGCGAACATATTGCGCTTTTGAAAGAATATCTTGATATTGTCCATGCAACTGGCATCGAGAGTCCCGATGATGAGATCTATTATGACGATTACTCGGATGATGAGTATGAGAAAAAAATTGCTGAAGGAGAAATAGTGTTTACCGCAGATGAAAACTACAACAACAACCTAACCATCGTGTCAACTGGAGCTTCAGGAACTATTTCATCTACCCCAACGTTATCATCAACAATGGCTAAAATTAGCATCACAGCGCCGATAGTAGTTCCTTCGTCGTCGGTTAGCGGTACAGTCTCCTCTATGACCACCTCCAGCCAATCGTTGGGGGCGACTAGTGGTAAGGATGTGGGAAGTAAAAGTAAAGCCGCTAAACAACTGCAGAGCGTTGCAAAGCAATTTGGAAGCATCGGTAAGTCGATGAGTCGGAAGCTGCGTAAAAACATTGGCTCCATAACCCGCATCGGCAGCAAGCAAGGTGGTAATGCTGGAGGGCACAGCAAAAAAGCAGCTCATGACAAGAATGCTCTCCGTGGAGAGTACCCCCGTTTTCGAATTATTTGCGCACAGCTAAAATCACGGCGCCATGAGTATCAAgaagaaatgataaaaaattatttggAATGCGCTCAAGAACGCTATTCGGAGGCTGAGCGTTTACGCGATCGTAAGGAGATGGAACGGATGACAAAGTATGTAGCGGAAGTAGGGCAAACCAACCATTCAAGTGACTACCACGATGACATCGGTTGTGATAGAGGGGTAGCAGAGCTCCCCGAAGTTTATGGAAACGACCTAGTGAACTGTATAAATGCCGGATGTCTGAACTATGGTACTGCAGCTACCAGTTATATGTGCCTGGAATGCTACGAAATGCAATGCAAGAGAGAGTCGAACTGTAGCAGTAACATAAATCAATCCATCCCACTGACCACGGATCATGCTCTCCGTTATGGTACCGGAAAGTCAAAATTTTATGCTGAAGCTGATATGGAAACACATGATCGTATCCAACGATTGCCCTCGGCAAAGCGATTGAACGATCTTGATCAAACGCTTTATCTGTCGCGGTCTACTTTCTATAATGACACCAAACTAGAAGATATCCCCAGTGGCTTGGCATTTAGGCATGTGCCATCAAGTGTCTCAGCAGAGCAGTCTCCTGGTATTATCGGAAGGCAGAATTGTCATGTACAACCCAattaccatcatcaccatcaccacttTCACGAGGATGGGGGAAATGGAAGTGTTGATAACCAACGGACAAACCATACGCAGCAATTCTTCCAACCGCGCACCGCAAGTATAAACAGCCCTTTTGCGTCTAGTTCCGTGACAGAGCAAATTAACAGTGCCAAACCTCCAATCGTGCCGTCTTCCGAATCGCTAGCTTCCAGTAGTAGTACTGCTGTTGGTACCATGTATTTGTCTGGTGGAAATGGCACCTACACTGGAAATAACGTCAATCAGATCGGAAATACACAGTTTAATCGTGCTTCAACATTATGTGTGGTAAACCTTCCACCCATTTCGGGAAGCACGAGCGTCAACAAATGTGGTGAACTTATTAGCCTCGATACTCCATATGTACCATCAACATCTGGCGAAACTTCGCGGGCTCATAATCAAccattttcctcttcttcctcctcatcATCGCTTGGTGGTAGCAGTGGTTTGCAATCGTCCCCAGCTATTGTTAACAGTAGCCATTATGGTAAAAATCAACTTTGTCGCACAGAGGGCTGCAAGTTCTACGGCAGTATCAATACAAATTTCTATTGCTCCAAGTGTTGCCACGAGTATAACATTTAA